From the Penaeus chinensis breed Huanghai No. 1 chromosome 28, ASM1920278v2, whole genome shotgun sequence genome, one window contains:
- the LOC125040213 gene encoding vicilin-like seed storage protein At2g18540, with product MIDDFFDDFFDDNGTNTAAKSAPDNAIYKKTNTKELSDIVNQTRKLALQADNKNSSSDKESIYSESFEEVDKDSESREKTTNSKSASSKSETSSENERTRTPDSTASHSKSQISAQTSSERDSSVSPEALDSQKTGTYSIEEEERKDFAREKSPGSDRSLSDDETLSSSRSQDISVSTVTEKPPRGLSWEVWFLQKYQQKAEESQEEIAKRREEEEIAEREREKARRLKLRSQNEVTKWLQVKRKEEVQRRREIKRAEELKLEEEEKKKREKQKLKRRARVAYREWREMKEQEDEETKRREQEQAEASTKDQQRRLAGRFSSLRVVVDLSPTTLPAVRLAGVCWREGRDLL from the exons ATGATTGATGACTTTTTCGATGATTTTTTCGATGACAATGGCACAAACACGGCAGCCAAATCAGCTCCAGACAATGCGATATACAAGAAAACGAACACGAAAGAACTTTCGGACATCGTGAATCAAACAAGAAAACTAGCCCTTCaagctgataataaaaatagttcgTCAGACAAGGAATCCATTTATTCTGAATCATTCGAGGAAGTGGATAAAGACAGCGAGTCCCGAGAAAAGACGACCAACTCCAAATCCGCATCGAGTAAGTCCGAGACCAGTTCggaaaacgagagaacgagaaccCCGGATTCCACAGCGTCACATTCCAAGTCTCAAATTTCAGCGCAAACCTCTTCGGAGAGAGATAGCTCAGTGTCCCCCGAAGCGCTCgactcacagaaaacgggaacctACAGCATCGAAGAGGAGGAACGCAAGGATTTTGCTCGCGAAAAGAGCCCAGGAAGTGACAGATCTCTTAGCGACGATGAGACCCTTTCGAGTTCTCGGTCTCAGGACATTTCGGTCTCGACGGTGACCGAGAAGCCTCCTCGGGGCCTCTCGTGGGAGGTGTGGTTCCTCCAGAAGTACCAACAGAAGGCAGAGGAGAGTCAGGAGGAAATCgccaagaggagagaggaggaagagatcgcagaacgggagagagagaaggcgaggcgGCTGAAACTCAGAAGTCAGAACGAAGTGACGAAATGGCTGCaggtgaagagaaaggaggaagttcaaaggagaagagagataaaaagagcagAGGAGTTgaagctggaggaagaggagaaaaagaagagagagaaacaaaaattgaAGCGTCGGGCGAGGGTAGCGTACAGAGAatggagggaaatgaaagaacaagaggacgaagagacaaagagaag GGAGCAGGAACAAGCAGAGGCATCGACGAAGGACCAGCAGAGACGCCTGGCAGGCCGCTTCTCAAGCCTACGTGTCGTGGTTGACCTCTCACCCACGACTCTCCCGGCGGTACGACTCGCGGGCGTATGCTGGAGGGAGGGTCGTGACCTACTATGA